From the genome of Streptomyces sp. NBC_01260, one region includes:
- a CDS encoding NAD-binding protein has product MLGHVPPLPQQPQRSPFSGHMVVCGDDALAQRLAVELRYVYGERVTLVLPPGPDPRRPELPLTGRGRAAALFGRMSSAMSRNGGNGAGNGDSDTNAGVEAVRILQAPEPSDEALEEAGVDTAAALALVYDDDERNIRAALTARRLNPRVRLVIRLYNRKLGQHLETLLDQAAAVASPGLDQTALDASTTVLSDADTAAPALAATALAGSSKVIQAEGLLLRAAERTPPRDGQVADPGLCTLALLSSTTHDPAGTEGSDSSGDEGPRLLPDQTEVAAATGRGTVVLEAVSQSGPASPTPRMGGRGAPLSQIFSRRLRWSALGVGTAVLGLAVASTFTTGDDPLHAAYLTLLDLFAMGDPAIGDPTARQIIQLLSGVAGLMLLPLLVAGVLEAFGSLRTVSSLRRPPRGLSGHVVLLGLGKIGTRVLVQLRELGIPVVCVEDDPDARGIPVARRLHVPVVIGDVTQEGVLEAAKIRRSRALLALTSIDTTNLEAALYARSVKPDLRVTLRLFDDEFATAVYRTLRTAHPQALTRSRSVSHLAAPSFAVAMMGRQILGAVPVERKVMLFAAIEVAGHPQLEGRTVEQAFRSGAWRVLALDVAPTADRRPDLAAPVPPPQAPGAGTERPGGLVWNLHPGYVLQPTDRVVIAATRRGLAELLRRRGSLTRR; this is encoded by the coding sequence ATGCTGGGTCATGTGCCCCCACTTCCGCAGCAGCCCCAACGCTCCCCGTTCTCCGGCCACATGGTCGTCTGCGGCGACGACGCGCTCGCCCAGCGGCTCGCCGTGGAACTGCGCTACGTCTACGGGGAACGGGTCACCCTCGTCCTGCCGCCGGGGCCCGATCCGAGACGGCCGGAACTGCCGCTGACCGGGCGCGGGCGGGCGGCCGCCCTGTTCGGCCGGATGTCGTCGGCGATGAGCCGCAACGGCGGCAACGGCGCCGGGAACGGTGACAGCGACACCAACGCCGGGGTGGAGGCGGTGCGCATCCTCCAGGCGCCCGAGCCCTCCGACGAGGCGTTGGAGGAGGCCGGTGTCGACACGGCCGCCGCGCTCGCCCTCGTCTACGACGACGACGAGCGCAACATCCGCGCCGCGCTGACCGCCCGCCGGCTCAACCCCCGCGTCCGGCTGGTGATCCGGCTCTACAACCGCAAGCTCGGCCAGCATCTGGAGACCCTGCTCGACCAGGCGGCCGCCGTCGCCTCGCCGGGGCTCGACCAGACCGCGCTGGACGCCTCCACCACGGTCCTGTCCGACGCCGACACCGCGGCCCCCGCCCTCGCGGCGACCGCGCTCGCCGGATCCAGCAAGGTGATCCAGGCGGAGGGCCTGCTCCTTCGGGCCGCCGAACGCACCCCGCCCCGCGACGGCCAGGTCGCCGACCCGGGCCTGTGCACACTGGCCCTGCTCTCCTCCACCACCCATGACCCGGCGGGCACCGAGGGCTCCGACAGCAGCGGCGACGAGGGCCCCCGGCTCCTGCCCGACCAGACCGAGGTGGCCGCGGCGACCGGGCGCGGAACCGTCGTCCTGGAGGCCGTCAGCCAGAGCGGTCCGGCCTCCCCGACGCCCCGGATGGGCGGCCGGGGCGCACCGCTGAGCCAGATCTTCTCGCGCCGGCTGCGCTGGTCCGCGCTGGGCGTCGGCACGGCCGTCCTCGGACTCGCGGTGGCGTCCACGTTCACCACCGGGGACGATCCGCTGCACGCCGCCTATCTGACCCTGCTCGACCTGTTCGCGATGGGCGACCCGGCCATCGGCGATCCCACCGCCCGCCAGATCATCCAGCTCCTGTCCGGGGTCGCCGGGCTGATGCTCCTGCCGCTGCTCGTCGCCGGGGTGCTGGAGGCCTTCGGCTCGCTCCGTACCGTCTCCTCGCTGCGCCGCCCGCCGCGCGGGCTGTCCGGACACGTGGTGCTGCTGGGCCTCGGCAAGATCGGCACCCGCGTCCTCGTCCAGCTGCGCGAACTCGGCATCCCCGTGGTGTGCGTGGAGGACGACCCGGACGCGCGCGGCATCCCGGTGGCCCGGCGGCTGCACGTGCCGGTGGTCATCGGGGACGTCACGCAGGAGGGCGTGCTGGAGGCGGCGAAGATCCGGCGCTCCCGCGCCCTGCTCGCCCTGACCAGCATCGACACCACCAATCTGGAGGCCGCGCTGTACGCCCGCTCGGTCAAGCCGGATCTGCGGGTGACGCTGCGCCTGTTCGACGACGAGTTCGCCACCGCCGTCTACCGCACCCTGCGCACCGCCCACCCGCAGGCGCTGACCCGCTCCCGCTCGGTCTCCCATCTGGCCGCGCCCTCGTTCGCCGTCGCCATGATGGGCCGGCAGATCCTGGGGGCGGTGCCGGTCGAGCGGAAGGTGATGCTGTTCGCCGCGATCGAGGTGGCCGGGCATCCGCAGCTGGAGGGCCGGACGGTGGAGCAGGCGTTCCGGTCCGGCGCCTGGCGGGTCCTCGCGCTGGACGTCGCCCCGACCGCCGACCGCCGCCCGGACCTGGCGGCGCCCGTCCCGCCCCCGCAGGCCCCCGGAGCGGGCACGGAGCGCCCCGGCGGCCTCGTGTGGAACCTGCACCCCGGGTACGTGCTCCAGCCCACCGACCGGGTGGTCATCGCCGCCACCCGGCGCGGTCTGGCCGAACTCCTGCGCAGGCGGGGCTCGTTGACGCGTCGCTGA
- a CDS encoding DNA repair ATPase: MDTGTPPPPGGPVEAGAYDVLRRRLGTQAAELTRRAEALNSRRTEEFGSTGLRLLGSERIRTEQPSTPRDLVAIGGRLLFGFERGPGRGDEPAVDDVLALYDAELTPGTGPLLTDEAFVREFNGLHRYYRDARLLRLRRTDGRLLAVFRTGESAEDIRVLRWALDADGTPGAFLDARGERDHVFPPSHDFTWTVAGRESHLPGRHPHIAIGGTGDGSDARLYVTTLGGHLTVKTVNDTDTPDGIYREPVTEPLQSLADAEVEYAELGPLVLLRIRPYKEEATRHLVFNSLLGTVLRLDGIGPACHRLPEDQGIIFPGGFYLTTGAAKTFDIARPLTEPAFEGAVRSPNGEDVLYAFRSRDNGRSLLLPYNVIRQEVATPLQGRGHALLDDGTLVLLREPVEGPDAGPARVHPLQRWQTPYVSDTYAASRPAGTGPLARIGNADLVRGISDCLALAHSADATSPTGAVYARLVADCTRATDRYHWLGDSELGSLADPLTALRDTAQQVLAEFEGVQELTRQAADALAESADRITALVRRVRGEAPQYAADWVTRLTELRTAHGHLATLGEMRYADTERIAELTAATADDLASAGRRAVAFLARDGAFAGYHEDIARLTEEASALATVTDAAALGDRLAGMTDGLSTVTDVVTGLDIGDGVVRTSILERIAEVLGGVNRARATLDARRRELLDHEGRAEFAAEFALLGQAVTGALAAAGTPGACDEQLARLLLQLENLEARFAEFDDFLTALGERRTEVYEAFSARRQTLQDAVARRTERLAQSAVRVLDTVARRSAALPDADAVHTCFASDPMVAKVRRTAAELRELGDAVRAEELEGQLLAARQEALRALRDRSELYADGGATIRLGRHRFAVNTQPFDLTLVPQGDGLAFAVTGTDYRMPVTDPAFVETRPYWDQQLPSESPSVYRGEHLAARLLAEQGADRLASLEPDELAALVRESAAAAYDEGYQRGVHDEDAAAILTVLLRLRAGAGLLRCPPAVRAAAQLFWAHRADEARRTSWTRRARSLARARDTFGLAPAVAALQEEWAGVIAGEGSRAVASYLFEELTSGPEGFVTSAGVRTFLDKFRRTTGTSAYDEDLAALGDDLPARRQLVEGWLSAYSRASGSDLDDGDLAEAVAVELCPEPTVRRYEGEAPLTATVDGLLGVHPRIDRGRLPLRIDELLSRTEEFRTVTAPGFRAYQRRRTALAAAERTRLRLDDHRPRVVSAFVRNRLLDEVYLPLIGDSLAKQLGTADADRRTDSQGLLLLVSPPGYGKTTLMEYVADRLGLVLVKISGPNLGHDVTSLDPAQARSATARQEIEKINFALEAGNNTLLYLDDIQHTSPELLQKFIPLCDATRRIEGVRDGEPRSYDLRGKRFAVCMAGNPYTESGERFRIPDMLANRADVWNLGEVLSGREDVFALSFVENALTANPVLAPLAGRSRDDLALLLRLAAGTEPASGANRLEHPYAPVEVERVVAVLRHLLTARDTVLAVNAAYIASAAQTDTTRTEPPFRLQGSYRNMNRIAERIVPVMNDAELSDVIDDHYAGEAQTLTSGAEAALLKLAALRGTLGPERAARWSAVTAGYVRAQALGGPDGDPVTRAVAALGLLADRIAAVESAISRAADPRQLLARPPSGPPGDH, from the coding sequence ATGGACACCGGAACCCCGCCGCCCCCGGGCGGCCCCGTGGAGGCCGGGGCCTACGACGTGCTGCGCCGCCGGCTCGGCACCCAGGCCGCGGAGCTCACCCGCCGGGCCGAGGCGCTCAACTCCCGCCGCACGGAGGAGTTCGGCTCCACCGGACTGCGGCTGCTCGGCAGCGAGCGCATCCGTACCGAGCAGCCCTCCACCCCCCGCGACCTCGTCGCGATCGGCGGCCGGCTGCTGTTCGGCTTCGAACGCGGCCCCGGCCGGGGCGACGAGCCCGCCGTCGACGACGTACTCGCGCTGTACGACGCCGAGCTGACACCCGGCACCGGCCCGCTCCTCACCGACGAGGCGTTCGTCCGCGAGTTCAACGGGCTGCACCGCTACTACCGCGACGCCCGGCTGCTGCGGCTGCGCCGTACCGACGGCCGGCTCCTGGCCGTGTTCCGGACCGGCGAGAGCGCCGAGGACATCCGCGTCCTGCGCTGGGCCCTCGACGCCGACGGCACACCCGGCGCGTTCCTCGACGCCCGCGGCGAACGCGACCACGTGTTCCCGCCGTCGCACGACTTCACCTGGACCGTCGCCGGACGCGAGTCCCACCTCCCCGGCCGGCACCCGCACATCGCGATCGGGGGTACGGGCGACGGGAGCGACGCGCGGCTGTACGTCACCACCCTCGGCGGCCACCTCACCGTCAAGACCGTCAACGACACGGACACCCCGGACGGGATCTACCGGGAGCCGGTCACCGAGCCCCTCCAGTCACTCGCCGACGCCGAGGTCGAGTACGCGGAGCTCGGCCCGCTGGTCCTGCTCCGCATCCGCCCGTACAAGGAGGAGGCCACCCGCCACCTCGTGTTCAACTCGCTCCTGGGCACCGTGCTGCGGCTGGACGGCATCGGCCCGGCCTGCCACCGGCTCCCCGAGGACCAGGGGATCATCTTCCCCGGCGGCTTCTACCTGACCACCGGCGCCGCCAAGACCTTCGACATCGCGCGGCCGCTCACCGAGCCCGCCTTCGAGGGGGCCGTCCGCTCCCCCAACGGCGAGGACGTCCTCTACGCGTTCCGCTCCCGGGACAACGGCCGCAGCCTGCTGCTCCCCTACAACGTGATCCGCCAGGAGGTCGCCACCCCGCTCCAGGGCCGCGGCCACGCCCTGCTCGACGACGGGACGCTCGTACTCCTGCGGGAACCGGTGGAGGGCCCGGACGCCGGACCGGCCCGGGTGCACCCGTTGCAGCGCTGGCAGACGCCGTACGTCTCCGACACCTACGCCGCCTCCCGCCCCGCCGGCACCGGCCCGCTGGCCCGGATCGGCAACGCCGACCTGGTGCGCGGCATCTCCGACTGCCTCGCGCTCGCGCACAGCGCCGACGCGACCAGCCCGACCGGCGCGGTCTACGCGCGGCTGGTGGCCGACTGCACCCGGGCCACCGACCGCTACCACTGGCTGGGGGACAGCGAACTCGGCTCTCTCGCCGACCCGTTGACCGCGCTCCGGGACACCGCGCAGCAGGTCCTCGCAGAGTTCGAGGGCGTCCAGGAACTGACCCGGCAGGCCGCCGACGCGCTCGCCGAGAGCGCGGACCGGATCACCGCACTGGTGCGCCGGGTCCGCGGCGAGGCCCCGCAGTACGCCGCCGACTGGGTCACCCGGCTCACCGAACTCCGCACCGCGCACGGCCATCTGGCCACGCTCGGCGAGATGCGGTACGCGGACACCGAGCGGATCGCCGAACTCACCGCCGCCACCGCCGACGACCTGGCCTCGGCCGGCCGGCGCGCGGTCGCGTTCCTGGCCAGGGACGGCGCGTTCGCCGGGTACCACGAGGACATCGCCCGCCTCACCGAGGAGGCGTCCGCGCTCGCCACCGTCACCGACGCCGCCGCGCTCGGCGACCGGCTGGCGGGGATGACGGACGGGCTGAGCACGGTCACCGACGTCGTCACCGGGCTCGACATCGGTGACGGCGTGGTCCGTACCTCGATCCTGGAGCGGATCGCCGAGGTGCTCGGCGGGGTGAACCGGGCCCGCGCCACGCTCGACGCCCGCCGCCGTGAACTCCTCGACCACGAGGGACGGGCCGAGTTCGCCGCCGAGTTCGCCCTGCTGGGACAGGCGGTGACGGGGGCGCTGGCCGCCGCGGGCACCCCCGGTGCCTGCGACGAGCAGCTCGCGCGGCTGTTGCTCCAGCTGGAGAACCTGGAGGCGCGGTTCGCCGAGTTCGACGACTTCCTGACCGCGCTGGGCGAGCGGCGGACGGAGGTGTACGAGGCGTTCTCGGCCCGCAGGCAGACCCTTCAGGACGCCGTCGCCCGCCGCACCGAGCGCCTCGCCCAGTCCGCCGTCCGGGTGCTGGACACGGTCGCCCGCCGCAGCGCCGCGCTGCCCGACGCGGACGCCGTCCACACCTGCTTCGCCTCCGACCCGATGGTCGCCAAGGTCCGCCGCACCGCGGCCGAGCTGCGCGAACTCGGCGACGCGGTACGGGCCGAGGAGCTGGAGGGGCAGCTGCTCGCGGCCCGCCAGGAGGCCCTGCGGGCGCTGCGCGACCGCAGCGAGCTGTACGCGGACGGCGGGGCGACCATCCGGCTGGGCCGCCATCGGTTCGCGGTGAACACCCAGCCGTTCGATCTGACGCTGGTCCCCCAGGGGGACGGGCTCGCGTTCGCGGTCACCGGGACCGACTACCGGATGCCGGTCACCGACCCGGCCTTCGTCGAGACCCGCCCGTACTGGGACCAGCAGCTGCCCTCCGAGTCCCCGTCCGTCTACCGCGGCGAGCACCTGGCCGCCCGGCTGCTGGCCGAGCAGGGCGCGGACCGGCTGGCCTCCCTGGAACCGGACGAACTCGCCGCATTGGTCAGGGAGTCCGCGGCAGCCGCGTACGACGAGGGGTATCAGCGCGGCGTCCACGACGAGGACGCCGCAGCGATCCTGACCGTACTGCTGCGCCTGCGTGCCGGAGCCGGACTGCTGCGCTGCCCGCCCGCCGTCCGGGCCGCCGCCCAGCTCTTCTGGGCGCACCGGGCGGACGAGGCCCGACGGACCTCCTGGACCCGCCGGGCCCGCTCGCTGGCCCGCGCCCGCGACACCTTCGGGCTCGCCCCGGCCGTCGCCGCGCTCCAGGAGGAGTGGGCGGGCGTCATCGCGGGCGAGGGCTCGCGGGCCGTCGCCTCGTACCTCTTCGAGGAACTGACGAGCGGCCCCGAGGGGTTCGTCACCAGTGCCGGCGTCCGCACCTTCCTGGACAAGTTCCGCCGTACCACCGGCACTTCGGCCTACGACGAGGATCTCGCGGCCCTGGGGGACGACCTGCCGGCCCGCCGCCAGCTCGTCGAGGGGTGGCTCAGCGCGTACTCCCGCGCGAGCGGCTCGGACCTCGACGACGGCGATCTCGCGGAGGCCGTCGCCGTGGAGCTCTGCCCGGAACCCACCGTGCGCCGGTACGAGGGCGAGGCGCCGCTCACCGCGACCGTGGACGGGCTCCTCGGTGTCCACCCGCGCATCGACCGGGGCCGGCTGCCCCTGCGGATCGACGAACTCCTCTCCCGTACCGAGGAGTTCCGCACGGTCACGGCGCCCGGCTTCCGCGCCTACCAGCGACGGCGCACCGCACTGGCCGCAGCCGAGCGCACCCGGCTGCGGCTGGACGACCACCGGCCGCGCGTGGTGTCGGCGTTCGTCCGCAACCGGCTGCTCGACGAGGTGTACCTGCCGCTGATCGGCGACAGCCTCGCCAAGCAGCTCGGCACCGCCGACGCCGACCGGCGCACCGACTCGCAGGGCCTGCTGCTGCTCGTGTCGCCGCCCGGCTACGGCAAGACGACGCTGATGGAGTACGTCGCCGACCGGCTCGGCCTGGTCCTCGTCAAGATCAGCGGACCCAACCTCGGCCACGACGTGACCTCGCTGGACCCCGCGCAGGCGCGCAGCGCGACCGCGCGCCAGGAGATCGAGAAGATCAACTTCGCGCTGGAGGCGGGCAACAACACCCTCCTCTACCTCGACGACATCCAGCACACCTCACCGGAACTGCTCCAGAAGTTCATCCCGCTCTGCGACGCCACCCGCCGGATCGAGGGCGTGCGGGACGGCGAGCCGCGCAGCTACGACCTGCGGGGCAAGCGGTTCGCGGTGTGCATGGCGGGCAACCCCTACACCGAGTCCGGGGAGCGGTTCCGGATTCCCGACATGCTCGCCAACCGGGCCGACGTCTGGAATCTCGGCGAGGTGCTGAGCGGCCGGGAGGACGTCTTCGCGCTGAGCTTCGTGGAGAACGCGCTGACCGCCAACCCGGTGCTGGCCCCGCTCGCCGGGCGGTCCCGCGACGACCTCGCACTGCTGCTGCGGCTCGCCGCCGGCACGGAACCCGCCTCCGGTGCGAACCGGCTGGAGCACCCGTACGCGCCCGTCGAGGTGGAACGCGTCGTCGCCGTGCTGCGCCATCTGCTCACCGCACGCGACACCGTTCTCGCCGTCAACGCCGCCTACATCGCCTCGGCGGCGCAGACGGACACGACGCGCACCGAACCGCCGTTCCGGCTGCAGGGCTCGTACCGCAACATGAACCGGATCGCCGAGCGGATCGTGCCCGTGATGAACGACGCCGAACTGTCCGACGTCATCGACGACCACTACGCGGGCGAGGCCCAGACGCTCACCTCGGGCGCGGAGGCCGCCCTGCTGAAGCTCGCCGCACTGCGCGGAACACTCGGTCCGGAGCGGGCCGCCCGCTGGTCCGCCGTCACCGCCGGCTACGTCCGCGCCCAGGCGCTCGGCGGGCCGGACGGCGACCCCGTGACCCGTGCGGTGGCCGCACTGGGACTGCTCGCGGACCGGATCGCGGCGGTCGAATCGGCGATCAGCCGGGCGGCGGACCCCCGCCAGCTCCTCGCCCGGCCGCCGTCCGGGCCCCCCGGGGACCACTGA
- a CDS encoding flotillin family protein, with product MEAISLGLGLLIAVVLLIAIALLLIVTRLFRKVEQGKALIISKTKKVDVTFTGAVVLPVLHKAESMDISVKTIEIRRTGREGLICQDNIRADIHITFFVRVNKTVEDVIKVAQAIGTERASDKVAIQEFFAAKFSEALKTVGKQLDFVDLYTKREEFRDRIIRVIGTDLNGYHLDDAAIDFLEQTPMVQLDGANILDAQGIRKITELTAIEHVRTNEFQRTEQKEITRQDVDARETILELERRQAEAEIKQRREVETLRAREEAATARVQEEERLGAQGAFIRTEEQLGIQRENQAREIAVAQKNRERVIAVENERIEKDRMIEVIGRERQTELNRIAATKEVEAERREVADVIRERIAVDRTVAEQEESIKTLRSVEESERTRKSVIIAAEAEAQEQLVKDIKAAEAAEASATHRAAEQLTLAEARLKTADLDARAKLRLAEGVQAESAAAGLAEVQVRDAAAEVIEKTGLAEAEATSARLRAEAEGSRLKALAAAEGTQAQATADAAMIGEKLKAEAAGLTDKAAAMAALDDASRGHEEYRLRLEAEKEIRLAGLDVQRQVAEAQATIVSAGLENADIDIVGGESVFFDRLVSSISMGKSLDGFVGNSDTAQALAGPWLNGTSSFTDDLTRVLGSVSSGDVQNLTVSALLMRMMAAPGVGGAGADQVRRLLDHARELGLADVRLNEVPAPSRNGTPVS from the coding sequence ATGGAAGCCATCTCCTTGGGCCTCGGCCTGCTCATCGCCGTGGTCCTGCTCATCGCGATCGCCCTGCTGCTGATCGTCACCCGGCTCTTCCGCAAGGTGGAGCAGGGCAAGGCCCTGATCATCTCCAAGACCAAGAAGGTCGATGTGACCTTCACCGGTGCCGTCGTCCTGCCGGTGCTGCACAAGGCCGAATCGATGGACATCTCGGTGAAGACCATCGAGATCCGGCGCACCGGGCGCGAGGGGCTGATCTGCCAGGACAACATCCGCGCCGATATCCACATCACGTTCTTCGTACGGGTCAACAAGACCGTCGAGGACGTCATCAAGGTCGCCCAGGCCATCGGGACGGAACGGGCCAGCGACAAGGTGGCGATCCAGGAGTTCTTCGCCGCGAAGTTCTCCGAGGCGCTCAAGACCGTCGGCAAGCAGCTGGACTTCGTCGACCTGTACACCAAGCGCGAGGAGTTCCGGGACCGGATCATCCGCGTCATCGGCACCGATCTGAACGGCTACCACCTGGACGACGCCGCGATCGACTTCCTCGAGCAGACGCCGATGGTGCAGCTGGACGGCGCCAACATCCTTGACGCACAGGGCATTCGGAAGATCACCGAGCTGACCGCGATCGAGCACGTGCGGACCAACGAGTTCCAGCGCACCGAGCAGAAGGAGATCACCCGGCAGGACGTCGACGCCCGGGAGACCATTCTGGAGCTGGAACGCCGGCAGGCCGAGGCCGAGATCAAGCAGCGCCGCGAGGTCGAGACGCTGCGCGCCCGCGAGGAGGCGGCGACCGCCCGGGTCCAGGAGGAGGAACGCCTGGGTGCGCAGGGGGCGTTCATCCGGACCGAGGAGCAGCTCGGCATCCAGCGGGAGAACCAGGCGCGGGAGATCGCGGTCGCGCAGAAGAACCGCGAGCGCGTCATCGCGGTGGAGAACGAGCGCATCGAGAAGGACCGGATGATCGAGGTCATCGGGCGCGAGCGGCAGACCGAGCTCAACCGGATCGCCGCGACGAAGGAGGTCGAGGCCGAGCGCCGCGAGGTCGCCGATGTGATCCGGGAACGGATCGCGGTCGACCGTACGGTCGCCGAGCAGGAGGAGTCCATCAAGACGCTGCGGTCGGTCGAGGAGTCCGAGCGCACCCGCAAGTCGGTGATCATCGCCGCCGAGGCGGAGGCCCAGGAGCAGCTGGTCAAGGACATCAAGGCCGCGGAGGCCGCCGAGGCCTCGGCCACCCACCGGGCGGCCGAGCAGCTCACGCTCGCCGAGGCCCGGCTGAAGACCGCGGACCTGGACGCCCGCGCGAAGCTGCGGCTGGCCGAGGGCGTCCAGGCGGAGTCGGCCGCGGCCGGCCTCGCGGAGGTGCAGGTACGGGACGCGGCGGCCGAGGTCATCGAGAAGACCGGCCTGGCCGAGGCCGAGGCGACGTCCGCCCGGCTCAGGGCCGAGGCGGAGGGCTCCAGGCTGAAGGCGCTGGCGGCGGCGGAGGGTACACAGGCCCAGGCGACGGCCGACGCGGCGATGATCGGCGAGAAGCTGAAGGCCGAGGCGGCGGGGCTCACCGACAAGGCGGCCGCGATGGCCGCCCTGGACGACGCCTCGCGCGGCCACGAGGAGTACCGGCTGCGGCTGGAGGCGGAGAAGGAGATCCGGCTCGCCGGGCTGGATGTGCAGCGGCAGGTCGCCGAGGCGCAGGCGACGATCGTGTCCGCCGGGCTGGAGAACGCCGACATCGACATCGTCGGCGGGGAGTCGGTCTTCTTCGACCGGCTGGTCTCGTCCATCTCCATGGGCAAGAGCCTCGACGGCTTCGTCGGGAACTCGGACACGGCGCAGGCGCTCGCGGGGCCGTGGCTGAACGGCACCTCGTCGTTCACGGACGATCTGACGCGGGTGCTGGGGTCGGTGTCGTCGGGTGATGTGCAGAACCTGACGGTGTCGGCGCTGCTGATGCGGATGATGGCCGCGCCGGGGGTGGGGGGTGCGGGGGCGGACCAGGTCCGCCGGCTCCTGGACCACGCGCGGGAGCTGGGCCTCGCGGACGTACGCCTGAACGAGGTACCGGCCCCGTCCCGGAACGGTACGCCGGTGTCGTAG
- a CDS encoding PucR family transcriptional regulator: MPEPEIPDSFLEGYARVLGEVAVTGRRLTREEVETRRALGRQAAEAGHQLRALVRMHLAETRTSWPAAAPGATTAAVAAVAESVLAAAEQAVDAFAEGFERAQRLTVRREEAARREFIDDLLYGRSDLGRLAERATRFGLRLSRAHAVAVAAGPEAYTETDAVPRHVESALLARFGGRKILITTKDGRLICIAPGSQPDVLRYFAKQAHAATDGGRVAVGRAHRGPGGVVQSYDEALDALDLADRMGLDDPVLYSADLLVYPVLTRDRQAMSDLVRSELGPLQQARGGAEPLLKTLSVYFESGCVAAETARRLALSVRALTYRLERIHQLTGSDPSDPMHRYTLQTAVIGARLLDWPAKEV, from the coding sequence GTGCCGGAGCCGGAGATTCCCGACAGCTTTCTCGAGGGCTACGCCCGCGTACTGGGGGAGGTCGCCGTCACCGGACGCCGGCTCACCCGGGAGGAGGTGGAGACCCGCCGCGCCCTGGGCAGGCAGGCCGCCGAGGCCGGACACCAGCTGCGCGCCCTGGTCCGTATGCACCTGGCCGAGACCCGTACCTCCTGGCCGGCCGCCGCCCCCGGCGCCACGACGGCCGCCGTGGCCGCGGTCGCCGAGAGCGTGCTGGCCGCGGCGGAGCAGGCGGTCGACGCGTTCGCCGAGGGCTTCGAGCGGGCGCAGCGGCTCACCGTGCGGCGGGAGGAGGCGGCCCGCCGGGAGTTCATCGACGACCTGCTGTACGGGCGCAGCGACCTGGGCCGGCTCGCCGAGCGGGCCACGCGCTTCGGGCTGCGGCTCTCCCGCGCCCATGCGGTGGCGGTGGCGGCGGGCCCCGAGGCGTACACCGAGACGGATGCCGTGCCCAGGCATGTGGAGTCGGCGCTGCTGGCCCGGTTCGGCGGCCGGAAGATCCTCATCACGACGAAGGACGGGCGGCTGATCTGTATCGCGCCCGGCAGTCAGCCCGACGTCCTGAGGTACTTCGCCAAGCAGGCGCACGCGGCGACGGACGGCGGCCGGGTCGCCGTCGGCCGCGCCCACCGGGGCCCGGGCGGTGTCGTCCAGTCGTACGACGAGGCGCTCGACGCGCTCGATCTGGCCGACCGGATGGGCCTGGACGATCCGGTGCTGTACTCCGCCGACCTGCTGGTCTACCCGGTGCTGACCCGGGACCGGCAGGCGATGTCCGATCTGGTGCGCAGCGAGCTGGGCCCGCTCCAGCAGGCGCGGGGTGGTGCGGAACCGCTGCTCAAGACGCTGTCCGTGTACTTCGAGTCGGGCTGTGTCGCGGCCGAGACGGCCCGCCGGCTGGCGCTGAGCGTGCGCGCCCTCACCTACCGGCTGGAGCGGATCCACCAGCTGACCGGCTCCGACCCCTCCGACCCGATGCACCGCTACACGCTGCAGACGGCGGTGATCGGGGCCCGGCTGCTGGACTGGCCGGCGAAGGAGGTGTGA